From a single Mycosarcoma maydis chromosome 2, whole genome shotgun sequence genomic region:
- a CDS encoding uncharacterized protein (related to Delta-12 fatty acid desaturase) has product MSSAVAPNVTAAGQRAGKKAAAASTAAKASKTETIRYSHRKAATYDEKDIPTFDVPQFTVKDLLSAIPAHCFERSAFKSFTYVFADFAMIAALGYAASFIDPTVASTFSGLKSNALSPYVSLGVQQAATRFAAWSAYWILQGMVFTGVWVIAHECGHQSFSTSKTLNNAVGWVLHSALLVPYHSWRISHARHHAATGHLTRDEVFVPRTRQQRGRLPLQPAPKSADDSNDEDAVEKEVGAIKVDETFGEWLAEVLEDAPAYNLLYIFIQQLLGWPLYLLRNASGQLHYPKFTNHFNPDAIIFDKRHRMQIIVSDIGIAATLSALTAWGLLSKGGFSDVFRYYVIPYLWCNHWLVMITYLQHTDPALPHYKAEAWTFPRGALCTIDRNWLGPVGPYLFHGIAETHVLHHVSSKIPHYNAWEATEALKARLGHHYVKSTENVFVSLWKSINTCKFVDENDQVAFYRTVDGVPHRVISPDSAYASDSGIAMSE; this is encoded by the coding sequence ATGTCGTCCGCTGTCGCACCCAACGTTACCGCTGCCGGTCAGCGCGCAGGCAAGAAggccgctgctgcctccaccgccgccaagGCCAGCAAGACTGAGACTATCCGTTACTCGCATCGCAAGGCTGCCACCTACGACGAGAAGGACATCCCCACCTTTGACGTGCCCCAATTCACCGTCAAGGATCTTCTCTCGGCGATCCCTGCTCACTGCTTTGAGCGCTCCGCCTTCAAGTCGTTCACCTATGTGTTTGCCGATTTTGCCATGATTGCTGCACTTGGCTATGCCGCTAGCTTTATTGACCCTACCGTCGCTAGCACCTTCTCTGGCCTCAAGTCCAACGCCCTTTCTCCCTACGTTTCCCTTGGCGTTCAGCAGGCTGCTACTCGTTTTGCTGCCTGGTCCGCTTACTGGATCCTCCAGGGTATGGTCTTCACCGGCGTATGGGTCATTGCTCACGAGTGTGGTCACCAAAGCTTCAGCACtagcaagacgctcaacaaTGCTGTCGGCTGGGTCCTCCACTCGGCTCTCCTCGTGCCTTACCACTCGTGGAGAATCTCGCACGCCCGCCATCACGCTGCCACAGGTCACTTGACCCGTGACGAAGTCTTTGTCCCCCGAACCCGACAACAGCGCGGCCGTCTCCCGCTTCAGCCTGCTCCCAAGTCTGCCGACGACTCGAACGACGAGGACGCCGTTGAGAAGGAGGTCGGTGCCATCAAGGTTGACGAAACGTTCGGCGAGTGGCTCGCCGAAGTTCTCGAGGATGCTCCCGCCTACAACCTGCTCTACATTTTCATTCAGCAACTCCTCGGCTGGCCTCTGTACCTACTCAGGAACGCCTCTGGTCAGCTCCACTACCCCAAATTCACGAACCACTTTAACCCGGATGCGATTATCTTTGACAAGCGTCACCGCATGCAGATTATCGTTTCCGACATTGGTATCGCCGCTACGCTCAGCGCTCTCACCGCCTGGGGCCTGCTCTCCAAGGGCGGTTTCTCGGACGTCTTCCGCTACTATGTCATTCCTTACCTGTGGTGCAACCACTGGCTCGTAATGATCACCTACCTCCAGCACACCGACCCCGCTCTTCCTCACTACAAGGCCGAGGCATGGACCTTCCCGCGTGGCGCTCTTTGCACGATTGACCGCAACTGGCTCGGTCCTGTTGGTCCTTACCTTTTCCACGGTATTGCTGAGACTCACGTCCTTCACCACGTCTCGAGCAAGATCCCCCACTACAACGCCTGGGAGGCTAccgaggcgctcaaggctCGTCTTGGACACCACTACGTCAAGAGCACCGAAAACGTCTTTGTCTCGCTCTGGAAGAGCATCAACACGTGCAAGTTTGTCGACGAGAACGACCAGGTCGCTTTCTACCGCACTGTTGACGGTGTCCCGCACCGCGTCATTTCGCCGGACAGCGCTTATGCTTCCGACTCGGGCATTGCCATGTCTGAGTAA